From Coffea arabica cultivar ET-39 chromosome 10e, Coffea Arabica ET-39 HiFi, whole genome shotgun sequence, one genomic window encodes:
- the LOC113712644 gene encoding large ribosomal subunit protein eL6 yields MAAKQKKVSRNPDLIRGVGKYSRSKMYHKRGLWAIKAKHGGAFPTHPKKAPEEVKPAVEKPAKFYPADDVKKPLANKRKPKPTKLRASITPGTVLIILAGRFKGKRVVFLKQLTSGLLLVTGPFKINGVPLRRVNQSYVIATSTKVDISGVSLDKFDDKYFAKQVEKKKKKGEGEFFEAEKEVKNVLPQDKKDDQKALDAQLIKAIEGVPDLKSYLGARFSLKSGDKPHELVF; encoded by the exons ATGGCGGCAAAGCAGAAGAAGGTGAGCCGAAACCCTGATCTGATCAGGGGTGTCGGAAAATATTCCCGTTCCAAAATGTACCACAAGCGGGGTTTATGGGCTATTAAGGCCAAGCACGGCGGCGCTTTCCCCACCCACCCCAAAAAGGCCCCGGAAGAGGTGAAGCCCGCCGTCGAGAAGCCGGCAAAGTTCTATCCAGCTGATGACGTGAAGAAGCCACTGGCCAACAAGCGCAAGCCAAAACCCACCAAGCTCAG GGCAAGTATTACCCCTGGTACAGTGTTGATAATATTGGCTGGAAGGTTTAAGGGCAAGAGAGTGGTTTTCTTGAAGCAACTTACCTCTGGATTGCTGCTTGTCACTG GACCATTTAAGATTAATGGTGTTCCTTTGAGGAGGGTCAATCAGTCTTATGTTATTGCAACTTCAACAAAGGTTGACATCTCCGGGGTTAGCTTGGACAAGTTTGACGATAAGTACTTTGCAAAGCAagtggagaagaagaagaagaaaggggaGGGCGAGTTCTTTGAGGCAGAGAAAGAG GTGAAGAATGTGCTCCCACAGGATAAGAAAGACGACCAGAAAGCTCTTGATGCACAATTGATCAAAGCTATTGAGGGAGTTCCAGATTTGAAGTCTTATTTGGGTGCAAGGTTTTCACTCAAGTCAGGAGACAAACCCCATGAGCTTGTTTTTTAG